In the genome of Danio rerio strain Tuebingen ecotype United States chromosome 23, GRCz12tu, whole genome shotgun sequence, one region contains:
- the LOC141380521 gene encoding uncharacterized protein isoform X2 produces the protein MIALVDTGSDQTLVHMKCISPALLRYTNLKAVRCVHGDEKLLPTAEVYLKVRGQTYFLEVGVADNLPFPVVLGHDLPVLWDLLQPPSTCNMVVTRAQSHKRDESKELLATLPFFDAEIDGSTKPRKSRRQKRFEKIQYNASVMPVDKFAEFSPKFKLPVNIVQMQQEDASLVPYLERAKQEDGKTVDGETKERFCMYQGLLYRQMGQVTQLVVPQCVREVILTLGHSIPWAGHLGKRKTIARIRKHFYWPGLNSEVAQYCKTCSECQKVSSDCPRRVPLQPLPLIGTPFERLGMDIVGPVEKSRSGNRFMLVVTDYATRYPEVFPLRSVKAKYVATCLVQLFSRVGFPSEILTDQGTNFMSNLLKQVYRLLGIKSLRTTPYHPQTDGLTERFNQTLKQMLRKFVGESGTDWDQWLPYLLFAYREVPQASTGFSPFELLYGHEVKGPLALLREVWEGNPQRNDETNVASYVIQMRERLQKMSALAQSHLAEAQTRQKTWYDQSARERQFKPGQKVLVMLPSHESKLLAKWQGPYEIKRKLGPTTYEVALFDHAHSTRTLHINLLKEWFPRPPESSHSLMIRQVKEEDDSEVFLPQSALGDVDLSHLSSQQQHEVREICLPEVFSEYPGFTTLIEHNIELKPDAVVRRMSYRVPERLQEALKEEVDLMLRLGIIEPSKSEWCHPVVLVPKKDGSIRFCIDFRYLNSVTKFDAYPTPRISDLTDRLGTSKFLTTIDLSKGYWQIPLTPQSRELTAFKTPWGLFHFKVLAFGLHGAPASFQRLMDQVLRGLPFTAAYLDDIVVYSDTWQQHLQHLQEVLQRLQAAGLTVNPQKCTIAKAETEYLGFVIGKGVLRPQVEKVRAIERCPQPQTRKELRSFLGMAGFYHRFIPNFSGRAAVLTDMVGSRSPNQLKWTQETVAAFQDLRKALSKDSVLHNPDFHQPFVLQTDASDRGLGAVLLQGSPDTRRPVAFLSRKLFPREVRYSIVEKECLAVKWALDSLKYYLLGREFILETDHKALQWLQEMKDTNSRITRWYLAMQPFRFIIRHVPGKENLTADYLSRCASDIPEGREYVMASVVATH, from the coding sequence ATGATTGCTTTGGTTGATACCGGGAGTGATCAGACTTTGGTACACATGAAGTGCATTTCTCCAGCCCTCCTTCGCTACACCAACCTGAAGGCTGTCCGCTGTGTGCATGGTGATGAAAAGCTGCTACCCACCGCAGAGGTCTATCTGAAGGTGAGAGGTCAGACTTACTTCTTGGAGGTCGGTGTAGCTGACAACCTACCTTTCCCTGTAGTCTTGGGGCATGACCTGCCAGTACTGTGGGACTTATTGCAGCCACCATCCACCTGTAACATGGTTGTTACTCGAGCCCAGAGCCATAAGAGAGACGAAAGTAAAGAGTTGCTTGCTACGCTACCATTCTTTGATGCAGAAATCGATGGCTCAACTAAACCTAGGAAATCCAGACGACAGAAACGGTTTGAGAAAATCCaatataatgcttccgtaatgcCAGTTGATAAGTTTGCTGAATTCTCACCCAAATTTAAGCTGCCGGTCAACATTGTGCAGATGCAACAAGAGGATGCCAGTCTTGTTCCTTATCTGGAGAGAGCAAAGCAGGAGGATGGAAAAACTGTTGATGGAGAGACAAAGGAAAGATTTTGTATGTACCAGGGTCTACTATATCGTCAGATGGGACAAGTGACACAACTGGTGGTACCACAGTGTGTCCGTGAAGTTATCCTTACTCTGGGTCACTCGATTCCTTGGGCTGGCCACCTGGGGAAACGTAAAACCATCGCCCGGATCAGAAAACACTTCTATTGGCCTGGTCTGAACTCAGAAGTAGCCCAGTACTGTAAAACCTGCTCTGAATGTCAAAAAGTGTCCTCTGACTGCCCAAGGCGGGTCCCTCTCCAACCACTGCCACTCATAGGCACTCCATTCGAAAGACTGGGAATGGACATAGTTGGACCAGTGGAGAAAAGTCGTTCGGGTAACCGATTTATGCTTGTAGTGACTGACTATGCCACTAGGTATCCTGAAGTGTTTCCCTTAAGGTCAGTTAAGGCCAAGTACGTGGCTACCTGTCTAGTGCAACTGTTCTCCAGAGTTGGCTTTCCAAGTGAAATTTTAACCGATCAAGGGACTAATTTTATGTCGAATCTTCTGAAGCAGGTCTATAGGTTGCTGGGCATCAAGAGTTTGAGAACCACTCCTTATCATCCCCAGACAGATGGGTTAACCGAAAGATTTAACCAGACGTTAAAGCAGATGCTACGCAAGTTTGTTGGTGAGTCTGGCACTGATTGGGATCAATGGCTCCCATATCTTCTGTTTGCCTACAGGGAAGTGCCACAAGCCTCCACTGGATTTTCCCCGTTTGAGTTGCTTTATGGTCATGAAGTCAAAGGTCCCTTAGCATTACTCCGAGAAGTTTGGGAGGGAAACCCACAGAGAAATGATGAAACTAATGTGGCATCCTATGTGATTCAGATGAGGGAACGTTTGCAAAAGATGTCTGCACTAGCTCAGTCTCATTTGGCAGAAGCTCAAACACGCCAGAAAACCTGGTACGATCAATCTGCTCGGGAGCGGCAGTTTAAGCCCGGTCAGAAGGTACTCGTGATGTTGCCCAGTCATGAAAGTAAGCTGCTTGCAAAATGGCAGGGGCCGTATGAAATTAAAAGGAAACTAGGTCCTACCACCTATGAAGTTGCTCTATTTGACCATGCTCATTCTACACGTACTCTGCATATAAATTTGCTTAAAGAATGGTTTCCTCGTCCTCCTGAATCTAGCCACAGCTTGATGATCCGGCAAGTCAAAGAGGAGGATGATTCTGAAGTATTTCTGCCTCAGTCAGCTCTAGGAGATGTGGATCTGAGTCACCTGTCCTCACAGCAACAGCATGAGGTGAGAGAAATTTGTTTACCAGAAGTCTTCTCAGAATACCCAGGCTTTACCACCTTGATTGAACATAATATTGAGTTGAAACCCGATGCTGTAGTTCGAAGAATGAGTTACAGGGTCCCTGAACGTCTCCAAGAAGCGCTGAAAGAGGAGGTGGATCTGATGCTGAGGCTGGGAATTATAGAGCCCTCTAAAAGCGAGTGGTGCCACCCTGTGGTCCTTGTTCCGAAAAAGGATGGGTCAATAAGGTTTTGTATAGACTTTCGTTACCTCAACTCCGTGACCAAGTTTGATGCTTACCCTACTCCACGAATCAGTGATCTCACTGATCGACTGGGCACCTCAAAGTTTCTAACCACCATTGATCTTTCAAAAGGTTATTGGCAGATTCCGTTGACACCACAGTCCAGAGAACTCACTGCGTTTaaaacaccctggggcctattccaTTTTAAGGTTCTAGCCTTTGGACTGCATGGGGCACCGGCCAGCTTCCAAAGACTAATGGACCAGGTACTGCGAGGACTACCATTTACAGCTGCTTATCTGGATGATATTGTGGTGTACAGTgacacatggcagcaacatctGCAGCATCTCCAGGAAGTTCTGCAACGCCTTCAGGCAGCCGGCCTGACAGTTAACCCCCAAAAGTGTACCATTGCAAAGGCAGAGACAGAGTACTTGGGGTTTGTTATCGGTAAAGGGGTGCTCCGACCCCAGGTGGAGAAGGTACGGGCCATTGAAAGGTGTCCACAGCCACAAACTCGTAAGGAGTTAAGGTCCTTTTTGGGTATGGCTGGGTTTTATCACAGATTTATTCCCAACTTTTCTGGGCGGGCTGCAGTATTGACTGACATGGTTGGTTCAAGGAGTCCCAATCAGCTGAAGTGGACCCAAGAAACTGTTGCAGCTTTCCAAGATCTCAGAAAGGCCTTGAGTAAAGATTCTGTCTTGCATAACCCTGATTTCCACCAACCCTTTGTTTTGCAAACTGATGCTTCAGATCGAGGCCTGGGAGCTGTATTGCTACAGGGCAGCCCTGACACTCGACGCCCCGTGGCCTTCTTGAGTCGAAAGCTCTTCCCCAGGGAAGTTCGCTATTCCATTGTGGAAAAGGAATGCTTGGCTGTGAAGTGGGCATTGGACTCTTTAAAGTATTATCTGCTAGGCCGGGAGTTTATACTGGAGACTGATCATAAAGCTCTACAATGGCTTCAAGAAATGAAAGATACCAACAGTCGTATTACCCGCTGGTACCTGGCCATGCAGCCCTTCCGGTTTATTATCAGACATGTCCCTGGCAAAGAAAACCTTACGGCTGACTACTTGTCCCGA
- the LOC141380521 gene encoding uncharacterized protein isoform X1 gives MNRGGRRGAPKAVSVEQLDEVAQELGDKELQEVREFDVETECTEPTIADLTGLLRAHMVKMEAQEAQRMAELAQQERRFKALHHQFGLLQLEVQARTTPVPNTLVTSQDDLDHPDEGAGPSRPLSQSSTCRREGAEARDTGQCQLKEPKLEKLSDGDDVEHFLITFERMAAVCRWPKEEWVFHLIPLLTGKARAAYVHMDVDESLNYDELKSAVLRKYDISRETYRQRFRSLEVEHLESPKELYVRLKELYGKWMQPKSKSIEEVGEVIILEQYLRMLSPELQVWVREHDPQSASQAATLADVFVAARQRNQSWWWKSSRDDRRANPPQQSMRNFPGAGKPPGGGPAFVNAPKNYRKMPICYLCNQEGHTKPMCPRNVIKNTHLCYVPRHLGKPAPQAERSPASTTVEINGREMIALVDTGSDQTLVHMKCISPALLRYTNLKAVRCVHGDEKLLPTAEVYLKVRGQTYFLEVGVADNLPFPVVLGHDLPVLWDLLQPPSTCNMVVTRAQSHKRDESKELLATLPFFDAEIDGSTKPRKSRRQKRFEKIQYNASVMPVDKFAEFSPKFKLPVNIVQMQQEDASLVPYLERAKQEDGKTVDGETKERFCMYQGLLYRQMGQVTQLVVPQCVREVILTLGHSIPWAGHLGKRKTIARIRKHFYWPGLNSEVAQYCKTCSECQKVSSDCPRRVPLQPLPLIGTPFERLGMDIVGPVEKSRSGNRFMLVVTDYATRYPEVFPLRSVKAKYVATCLVQLFSRVGFPSEILTDQGTNFMSNLLKQVYRLLGIKSLRTTPYHPQTDGLTERFNQTLKQMLRKFVGESGTDWDQWLPYLLFAYREVPQASTGFSPFELLYGHEVKGPLALLREVWEGNPQRNDETNVASYVIQMRERLQKMSALAQSHLAEAQTRQKTWYDQSARERQFKPGQKVLVMLPSHESKLLAKWQGPYEIKRKLGPTTYEVALFDHAHSTRTLHINLLKEWFPRPPESSHSLMIRQVKEEDDSEVFLPQSALGDVDLSHLSSQQQHEVREICLPEVFSEYPGFTTLIEHNIELKPDAVVRRMSYRVPERLQEALKEEVDLMLRLGIIEPSKSEWCHPVVLVPKKDGSIRLLADSVDTTVQRTHCV, from the exons ATGAACCGAGGAGGACGAAGAGGAGCCCCAAAGGCTGTTTCAGTGGAGCAACTGGATGAAGTTGCACAAGAGCTGGGGGATAAAGAATTACAGGAGGTGAGAGAatttgatgtggagactgaatGCACTGAACCAACAATAGCTGACTTGACAGGCTTGTTGAGAGCTCACATGGTAAAAATGGAGGCTCAGGAAGCACAAAGGATGGCAGAGCTGGCCCAGCAGGAACGCCGATTCAAAGCTCTCCATCATCAGTTTGGCCTGTTGCAGCTGGAGGTGCAGGCTCGCACCACTCCTGTTCCAAATACTTTGGTAACATCTCAAGATGATTTGGATCACCCAGATGAGGGTGCTGGTCCAAGTAGGCCATTATCTCAGTCAAGTACCTGTCGGAGAGAGGGAGCTGAAGCCCGTGATACCGGTCAGTGCCAACTTAAAGAGCCTAAATTGGAAAAGTTGTCTGATGGTGATGATGTTGAACATTTCCTAATTACTTTTGAGAGAATGGCAGCAGTTTGCCGATGGCCAAAAGAGGAGTGGGTATTTCATCTGATTCCCCTTCTGACGGGTAAGGCCCGGGCTGCTTATGTTCACATGGATGTTGATGAATCTTTGAATTATGATGAACTTAAATCTGCAGTATTAAGGAAATATGACATCAGTCGAGAAACCTACAGGCAGAGGTTTCGGTCTCTTGAAGTAGAACACCTTGAAAGCCCTAAAGAACTATATGTGAGGTTAAAAGAACTGTATGGGAAATGGATGCAGCCAAAAAGTAAGTCTATTGAAGAAGTTGGTGAAGTGATCATTCTTGAACAATACTTGAGAATGTTGTCTCCAGAGCTACAGGTGTGGGTACGAGAACATGATCCACAGTCGGCTTCACAAGCGGCAACACTGGCAGATGTGTTTGTGGCAGCACGTCAGAGAAATCAGTCCTGGTGGTGGAAATCCAGCCGAGATGACCGGAGAGCAAATCCTCCCCAGCAGTCTATGAGAAACTTCCCTGGTGCTGGTAAGCCTCCTGGAGGAGGGCCTGCATTTGTCAATGCTCCTAAGAATTATAGGAAAATGCCAATATGTTACCTATGTAATCAAGAAGGTCATACCAAGCCCATGTGCCCTAGAAATGTAATCAAGAATACTCACCTGTGTTATGTGCCCAGGCATCTTGGAAAGCCAGCCCCTCAAGCTGAACGCTCACCAGCAAGCACCACTGTTGAGATTAATGGCAGAGAAATGATTGCTTTGGTTGATACCGGGAGTGATCAGACTTTGGTACACATGAAGTGCATTTCTCCAGCCCTCCTTCGCTACACCAACCTGAAGGCTGTCCGCTGTGTGCATGGTGATGAAAAGCTGCTACCCACCGCAGAGGTCTATCTGAAGGTGAGAGGTCAGACTTACTTCTTGGAGGTCGGTGTAGCTGACAACCTACCTTTCCCTGTAGTCTTGGGGCATGACCTGCCAGTACTGTGGGACTTATTGCAGCCACCATCCACCTGTAACATGGTTGTTACTCGAGCCCAGAGCCATAAGAGAGACGAAAGTAAAGAGTTGCTTGCTACGCTACCATTCTTTGATGCAGAAATCGATGGCTCAACTAAACCTAGGAAATCCAGACGACAGAAACGGTTTGAGAAAATCCaatataatgcttccgtaatgcCAGTTGATAAGTTTGCTGAATTCTCACCCAAATTTAAGCTGCCGGTCAACATTGTGCAGATGCAACAAGAGGATGCCAGTCTTGTTCCTTATCTGGAGAGAGCAAAGCAGGAGGATGGAAAAACTGTTGATGGAGAGACAAAGGAAAGATTTTGTATGTACCAGGGTCTACTATATCGTCAGATGGGACAAGTGACACAACTGGTGGTACCACAGTGTGTCCGTGAAGTTATCCTTACTCTGGGTCACTCGATTCCTTGGGCTGGCCACCTGGGGAAACGTAAAACCATCGCCCGGATCAGAAAACACTTCTATTGGCCTGGTCTGAACTCAGAAGTAGCCCAGTACTGTAAAACCTGCTCTGAATGTCAAAAAGTGTCCTCTGACTGCCCAAGGCGGGTCCCTCTCCAACCACTGCCACTCATAGGCACTCCATTCGAAAGACTGGGAATGGACATAGTTGGACCAGTGGAGAAAAGTCGTTCGGGTAACCGATTTATGCTTGTAGTGACTGACTATGCCACTAGGTATCCTGAAGTGTTTCCCTTAAGGTCAGTTAAGGCCAAGTACGTGGCTACCTGTCTAGTGCAACTGTTCTCCAGAGTTGGCTTTCCAAGTGAAATTTTAACCGATCAAGGGACTAATTTTATGTCGAATCTTCTGAAGCAGGTCTATAGGTTGCTGGGCATCAAGAGTTTGAGAACCACTCCTTATCATCCCCAGACAGATGGGTTAACCGAAAGATTTAACCAGACGTTAAAGCAGATGCTACGCAAGTTTGTTGGTGAGTCTGGCACTGATTGGGATCAATGGCTCCCATATCTTCTGTTTGCCTACAGGGAAGTGCCACAAGCCTCCACTGGATTTTCCCCGTTTGAGTTGCTTTATGGTCATGAAGTCAAAGGTCCCTTAGCATTACTCCGAGAAGTTTGGGAGGGAAACCCACAGAGAAATGATGAAACTAATGTGGCATCCTATGTGATTCAGATGAGGGAACGTTTGCAAAAGATGTCTGCACTAGCTCAGTCTCATTTGGCAGAAGCTCAAACACGCCAGAAAACCTGGTACGATCAATCTGCTCGGGAGCGGCAGTTTAAGCCCGGTCAGAAGGTACTCGTGATGTTGCCCAGTCATGAAAGTAAGCTGCTTGCAAAATGGCAGGGGCCGTATGAAATTAAAAGGAAACTAGGTCCTACCACCTATGAAGTTGCTCTATTTGACCATGCTCATTCTACACGTACTCTGCATATAAATTTGCTTAAAGAATGGTTTCCTCGTCCTCCTGAATCTAGCCACAGCTTGATGATCCGGCAAGTCAAAGAGGAGGATGATTCTGAAGTATTTCTGCCTCAGTCAGCTCTAGGAGATGTGGATCTGAGTCACCTGTCCTCACAGCAACAGCATGAGGTGAGAGAAATTTGTTTACCAGAAGTCTTCTCAGAATACCCAGGCTTTACCACCTTGATTGAACATAATATTGAGTTGAAACCCGATGCTGTAGTTCGAAGAATGAGTTACAGGGTCCCTGAACGTCTCCAAGAAGCGCTGAAAGAGGAGGTGGATCTGATGCTGAGGCTGGGAATTATAGAGCCCTCTAAAAGCGAGTGGTGCCACCCTGTGGTCCTTGTTCCGAAAAAGGATGGGTCAATAAG GTTATTGGCAGATTCCGTTGACACCACAGTCCAGAGAACTCACTGCGTTTaa